The Pleuronectes platessa chromosome 10, fPlePla1.1, whole genome shotgun sequence genome contains a region encoding:
- the LOC128449360 gene encoding prostaglandin reductase-3, producing the protein MTTQMLLYAIMNVLYTFYSQLPHETVLSSHLLIHDCCSFSLFVFSFVGINASDINYSAGRYDPSLKPPFDAGFEGIGEVVGLGLSASSRYTVGDNVAYFRSGAFAEYTVVPAKECVPVPAVKPEFLTLLVSGATAYIAMKRLGDLAEGETVLVTAAAGGTGQFAVQFAKQAGCHVIGTCSSNEKAGFLKSLGCNRPINYTTEDLAKTLRKEYPKGVNVVYESVGGSVLEVAVNTLANKGRLIVIGFISGYQTPSGIPQFRGGTLPVKLLQKSASMRGFFLPHFYSDYREALSSMMQMFATGKLVCEVDYGDQAEGGRFVGLESVFRAMDYMYSGKNLGKVVVEVAPPAVSNSKL; encoded by the coding sequence ATGACCACACAAATGCTTTTGTACGCCATCATGAATGTATTGTATACATTTTATTCACAACTTCCTCATGAAACTGTTTTATCTTCTCACCTTTTAATCCACGACTGttgttctttttctctgtttgtctttAGTTTTGTGGGAATCAATGCCAGTGATATTAATTACTCGGCGGGCCGGTACGACCCCTCGCTGAAGCCGCCTTTCGATGCCGGTTTCGAGGGTATCGGTGAGGTTGTCGGCCTCGGCCTTAGCGCCAGCTCCCGTTACACCGTTGGAGACAACGTGGCCTATTTCCGCAGTGGTGCCTTCGCTGAGTACACGGTGGTCCCTGCCAAGGAGTGCGTGCCCGTCCCTGCGGTGAAGCCAGAGTTCCTCACCCTGCTGGTCAGCGGTGCCACAGCCTACATCGCCATGAAACGTCTGGGCGACCTGGCCGAAGGTGAGACGGTCCTGGTCACCGCGGCTGCAGGAGGCACCGGGCAGTTTGCTGTGCAGTTTGCTAAACAGGCCGGCTGCCACGTGATTGGGACCTGTTCGTCCAATGAGAAGGCCGGCTTTCTGAAGTCCCTCGGCTGTAACAGGCCAATCAACTACACCACAGAAGACCTCGCCAAGACTCTTCGGAAAGAGTACCCGAAAGGTGTAAACGTGGTGTATGagtcagtgggaggaagtgtttTGGAAGTCGCCGTGAACACTTTGGCCAACAAGGGTCGGCTCATAGTGATCGGCTTCATCTCTGGGTACCAGACGCCATCGGGTATCCCACAGTTCAGAGGAGGAACACTGCCGGTCAAGTTGCTGCAGAAGTCGGCCAGCATGCGGGGTTTCTTCCTGCCCCACTTCTACAGCGACTACAGGGAGGCTCTGAGTAGCATGATGCAGATGTTTGCCACTGGGAAGTTAGTGTGTGAAGTAGATTATGGGGAtcaggcagagggagggaggtttgTAGGATTAGAGTCAGTCTTCCGGGCCATGGACTACATGTATTCTGGGAAAAACCTGGGCAAAGTCGTGGTGGAAGTGGCACCGCCTGCTGTTAGTAATAGCAAGCTGTGA